A section of the Dermacoccus nishinomiyaensis genome encodes:
- a CDS encoding UvrD-helicase domain-containing protein, which yields MTETPAPVATNPLGAPAPPPSVQFDVTAPIPHGTTLIEASAGTGKTWTLSALVTRLVAEEGLPLEELLVVTFSRAASQELRERVREQLERVLTRLRQAPRDDDGVLVAALRSDDPGMLAERCDRLARALASFDSALIATIHQFCHDVLKGLGVAGDSDSFATLVEDTTGLRDEVIDDLYVARRAQDPSFDLSHERARFIGHCVLTNTGAALDAPADDSQRAVIDFAEALRNEYARRKRRAGILEYDDLLVDLRTALRATPSIARERMRARWSVVLVDEFQDTDPVQWEVFQTAFSEAGRSLILVGDPKQAIYGFRGGDVHTYLRASQTAEHRSTLPTNYRSDGPLVDALGRLMGNVTLSPGIVAHPVTADRETSRLVGDAAPIEMRWVNGDPLPAAGARSAVAHDLAVRASELLASGTTFADAPLAPHHMAVLARTHAQLLQVREQLRAAGIPAVMMSGDSVLRSSAGAWWLELLLALEQPHRAQRVRAACLTPLIGWDVARIDALETADADESAELVHALAAQFDEGGIPAVVDALRAHGMLERLLARVGGERDVTDIEHCAQLLTERQLATGGGIAALVAWVQEQSAADAKVTADARLMRLDSDAQAVTLSTIHASKGLQYPVVFAPTLWNRWDKDRSVPDIVYTEAGRVVSFDPGVINASRSHEEASGEEMRLAYVAMTRAQSKVVLWWAPTARSTSKSALHRLLFGQAADPASLGELLTRRTSDKRSEVITTTEQNGLPRGDKLFETLQTWAEHRAFTLTEVVPGAKPTPVHVAVSSDEMNLSRFDPRLVDTSWRRTSYSALSAAGERADELAGVVSEPDAVGAQLDPDVDLALPQAPSAPDVLGADALSPMHDQPLGATFGSLVHGVLEEADFQADDLDAELHRHIVEQQLRWPADVDVDALVEALRGVLATPFGPLADDVCLRRIATSDRIAEMDFEIPLGGGDTPHARATLRAFADVLRRHLPEDDPLRPYADHLEASLLGEETLRGYLTGSIDLTFRHGGRYFVVDYKTNRLGDPDAPLTLSAYGPEALAAAMNHSSYPLQAILYAVVLHRYLRWRLPGYDPETHLGGVMYLYVRGMAGADTPRGDDDTPFGVFTWRPPAALVVALSAIIDGRERGRLR from the coding sequence ATGACCGAGACCCCAGCACCCGTCGCGACGAACCCGCTCGGGGCACCCGCGCCGCCGCCGTCCGTGCAGTTCGACGTCACGGCGCCCATCCCGCACGGCACGACCCTCATCGAGGCGAGCGCCGGAACGGGCAAGACCTGGACGCTGAGCGCCCTCGTGACCCGTCTCGTGGCCGAGGAGGGGCTACCGCTCGAGGAACTGCTCGTCGTGACGTTCTCCCGCGCCGCCAGCCAAGAACTGCGCGAACGCGTGCGCGAACAGCTCGAACGCGTGCTCACGCGGCTGCGGCAGGCGCCCCGCGACGACGACGGCGTCCTCGTCGCAGCCCTGCGCAGCGACGACCCAGGCATGCTCGCCGAGCGCTGCGACCGCCTCGCCCGGGCGCTCGCGTCGTTCGACTCGGCGCTCATCGCGACGATCCACCAGTTCTGCCACGACGTGCTCAAGGGCCTCGGCGTCGCCGGCGATTCCGACTCGTTCGCGACGCTCGTCGAGGACACGACCGGCCTGCGCGACGAGGTCATCGACGACCTTTACGTCGCCCGCCGCGCGCAGGATCCGTCGTTCGACCTCTCGCACGAGCGGGCACGATTCATCGGCCACTGCGTATTGACGAACACCGGCGCCGCCCTCGACGCGCCCGCCGACGACAGCCAACGCGCCGTCATCGACTTCGCTGAGGCGCTGCGCAACGAGTACGCGCGCCGCAAGCGCCGCGCCGGCATCCTCGAGTACGACGACCTGCTCGTCGACCTGCGCACCGCACTGCGTGCAACCCCGTCGATCGCCCGCGAACGGATGCGGGCGCGGTGGAGTGTCGTGCTCGTCGACGAGTTCCAGGACACCGACCCCGTGCAATGGGAGGTCTTCCAGACGGCGTTCTCGGAGGCGGGCCGCTCCCTCATCCTCGTCGGCGACCCCAAGCAGGCGATCTACGGTTTCCGCGGCGGCGACGTCCACACCTACCTGCGGGCGTCGCAGACCGCCGAGCACCGTTCGACGCTGCCGACGAACTACCGCAGCGACGGCCCGCTCGTCGACGCCCTCGGCCGCCTCATGGGCAACGTGACGCTCTCGCCCGGCATCGTCGCGCACCCCGTCACCGCCGACCGCGAGACGTCCCGCCTCGTCGGCGACGCCGCGCCGATCGAGATGCGCTGGGTCAACGGTGACCCGCTGCCCGCAGCTGGCGCGCGCAGCGCCGTCGCGCACGACCTCGCGGTGCGCGCCAGCGAGCTGCTGGCGAGCGGGACGACGTTCGCCGACGCGCCGCTCGCGCCGCACCACATGGCGGTCCTCGCGCGCACCCACGCACAGCTGCTCCAGGTCCGCGAGCAGCTGCGTGCCGCCGGCATCCCCGCCGTGATGATGAGTGGCGACTCCGTACTGCGCAGCAGCGCCGGGGCCTGGTGGCTCGAGCTCCTGCTCGCCCTCGAACAACCCCATCGCGCGCAGCGCGTGCGAGCGGCGTGCCTGACGCCCCTCATCGGCTGGGACGTCGCCCGCATCGACGCACTCGAGACGGCCGACGCCGACGAATCCGCCGAACTCGTCCACGCGCTCGCGGCGCAGTTCGACGAGGGCGGCATCCCCGCCGTCGTGGATGCGCTGCGAGCGCACGGCATGCTCGAACGCCTCCTCGCCCGCGTCGGCGGCGAACGCGACGTCACCGACATCGAGCACTGCGCGCAGTTGCTGACGGAGCGTCAGCTCGCGACCGGCGGCGGCATCGCGGCGCTCGTCGCGTGGGTGCAGGAGCAGAGCGCCGCGGATGCCAAGGTCACCGCCGACGCGCGCCTCATGCGTCTCGACTCCGACGCGCAGGCCGTGACACTGTCGACCATCCACGCGAGCAAGGGGCTGCAGTACCCCGTCGTCTTCGCGCCGACGCTGTGGAACCGATGGGACAAGGACCGCTCGGTTCCCGACATCGTCTACACCGAGGCGGGCCGTGTCGTCTCGTTCGATCCGGGCGTCATCAACGCGTCGCGATCGCACGAGGAGGCCTCCGGCGAGGAGATGCGCCTCGCGTACGTGGCGATGACGCGCGCGCAGAGCAAGGTGGTGTTGTGGTGGGCACCGACGGCACGCAGTACCTCGAAGAGCGCTCTGCACCGGCTGCTGTTCGGTCAGGCCGCCGACCCCGCGTCGCTGGGAGAACTGCTGACGCGCCGCACGAGCGACAAGCGCAGCGAGGTCATCACCACGACCGAGCAGAACGGCCTGCCGCGCGGTGACAAGCTGTTCGAGACCCTCCAGACCTGGGCTGAACACCGGGCCTTCACCCTCACCGAGGTCGTGCCCGGCGCCAAGCCGACGCCCGTTCACGTCGCCGTCTCGAGCGACGAGATGAACCTCTCACGGTTCGACCCACGCCTCGTCGACACGTCCTGGCGACGCACGTCGTACTCCGCGCTGTCGGCCGCCGGCGAGCGCGCCGACGAGCTGGCGGGCGTCGTCAGCGAGCCCGACGCCGTCGGCGCCCAGCTCGACCCGGACGTCGACCTCGCGCTGCCGCAGGCGCCGTCGGCGCCCGATGTCCTGGGGGCTGACGCTCTCTCCCCCATGCACGACCAGCCGCTCGGCGCGACGTTCGGCTCGCTCGTGCACGGTGTGCTCGAGGAGGCCGACTTCCAGGCCGACGACCTCGACGCCGAGCTGCACCGGCACATCGTCGAACAACAGCTGCGCTGGCCGGCCGACGTCGACGTCGACGCCCTCGTCGAAGCGCTGCGCGGGGTGCTCGCCACCCCGTTCGGGCCCCTGGCCGACGACGTGTGCCTGCGTCGGATCGCAACGAGCGACCGCATCGCCGAGATGGACTTCGAGATCCCCCTCGGTGGCGGTGACACCCCCCACGCCCGGGCGACCCTGCGTGCGTTCGCCGACGTCCTGCGCCGTCACCTGCCGGAAGACGACCCGCTGCGTCCCTACGCCGACCACCTCGAAGCCTCCCTGCTCGGCGAGGAGACGCTGCGCGGGTACCTGACCGGCTCGATCGACCTGACGTTCCGTCACGGCGGGCGCTATTTCGTCGTCGACTACAAGACGAACCGCCTGGGTGATCCGGATGCCCCGCTCACGTTGTCTGCTTACGGCCCCGAGGCCCTCGCCGCGGCGATGAATCACTCGTCCTACCCGCTGCAGGCAATTCTGTACGCCGTCGTCCTGCACCGCTACCTGCGCTGGCGCCTGCCCGGCTACGACCCCGAGACCCACCTCGGCGGCGTCATGTATCTCTACGTGCGTGGCATGGCGGGGGCTGACACGCCCCGCGGTGACGACGACACCCCCTTCGGCGTCTTCACGTGGCGCCCACCGGCAGCGCTCGTCGTCGCGCTGTCCGCCATCATCGACGGTCGCGAGCGAGGGAGGCTGCGATGA